Within Massilia litorea, the genomic segment CTCCTACGTCGTCAAGAAGCCCGGCGCGAAGTCGGACAAGAACCTGTTCCTGAAAATCAAACTGGCCCACGAATAATGCCTTCGGCGCACCGCTGACGAACCCGAGAGAACCAAGTTAACCATGTCAAACAATCACCTCATCATCGGCCTGGGCGGCACCGGCGGCAAAATCATCCGCCAGATTCGCAAGACAATCGAACGCAACAAGGACACGCAGGACGCGGGCCGCTCCCAGGCCCGGTTTGCCTACCTCTACATCGACACCTCCACCGACGAGCTGGACAAGAAGGAAGAGTGGAAGGTGCTGGGCAAGGACGTCGGCCTGAACCGGAGCGAAGTGCTGATCAACACCGCCAGCAACGTGCGTCCGGTGCTCGACGATCCGGATTCGTTCCCCGGCCTGAAGAGCTGGATCGAACCGCGCAGCATCTTCGATTTCGTCAAGCCGGGCATTGCGGGTGCAGCGCAGCGCCGCAAGCTCGGGCGGGTGGTGTTCGCGCAGAACGCGCCGAACTTCGTCAAGGCGCTCGAAGGACGCATCGCCGAACTCGAAGCGAGTCCGGGCAAGGTCGGCGCGACCATCCACGTGGTATGCGGCCTTGCCGGCGGCACCGGCAGCGGTTCGGTGGTCGACGCGGTCGCGCAGATCCGCCATAAATGCCCGGATTACGACCAGTACCGCATCCTGGTATATGCGCTGCTGCCGGAAAAGAATTCGAAGCGCGTCAAGGACGTCGCCGGCTTCTCGAACTATTACGCCAACGGTTACGCCGCGCTGGCCGAGTTGAATGCGATGGCGGTCGGTAAATATCACCCGACCAACCTGCTCGACGGCGAGCCGCTCGCGCACGACACCTATTTCAACGGCTGCTACCTCGTCAACAATATCAACGAGCACAATATCCAGTTCGAAGTCGAATCGGAAGTGCCGAAAATCGTTGCCGAGTTCATCTACCAGAAGACCCTGAACAAGGAGTGGGAAGGGCTGGGCCGCGCCGAGAAGGGCGAAAACGACATCAAGAATTTCGAGAGCGACGACGACATCGGCAAGGCGCGCGCCAAGCTGTTCCTGTCGTTCGGCATCAAGCGCGTCGTGGTGCCGGAGCAGGAAATCAAGGAATACCTGGCCTACGGGTTCGCCGAACAGGCGGCGCGCCAGCTGATGTTCAATAACTTCCGCCAGGGCGAAGGCTATGCCGACGAGGCGGTCGAAAAGGACTGGGGCTTCGAGGCACGCAAGCCCGAGACGGCCCAGGCCCTGTTGCTGACCGATGCGCACCTGCTGCTGGAAACGGGCATCCTCGTCGACGATGCGCGCAACACGACGTGGAAACCGGCCGCCGAATACTGGAAACAGATCGTCAGCCGCCTCGCGCCCGAGATCAAGGCCGACACCACGCTCGAACAGACGACCTGGGTGCCGGCGCTCAATACCCGCCTGGCGAAGGTGTTCGACGACACCTACCGGACCATGGGCGGGGTGCGCAAGTTCTACGAGGTGAAGGGCAATGCCCGGGTCGAGATGGCGCGCCATATCGGCCGCCATATCGAGAAGGAGTTCTTCGGCCGCTGGAAGGCCGGCAGCGCTTCCCTGATCCAGCTGCGCCAGCTGACCGACGCCCTCATCGGCGTGCTCGACGAACGCCTGGTCGGCTACACCGACCGGATCGCCAAGATGCCGGCCGCCGAGCAGGCGGTACAGTTGCGCAGCCGCGAGTTGAACGAACAGTTCAACAAGGTCGGCTTCTTCGGCAAGCACCTCACCGACAAGCGCAGCGCGCTGTTCTCGGATATCGCGACCCAGTACCAGGAAATGTATGTCCTGCGCACGACGCTCGAAGGCCTGAAATTCGGCGCCAGCCTGATCCCGTTCGTCAAGGAGCAGCTCAACAGCTTGCGCGGCCGCATCGACGAACTGCACCAGAACCTGGCCGAGGCGACCAAGCGCTTCGGCAACGAGCGCGCCAACCGCCTGCAGCCGAACGACGCCGCTTACCAGAAGCGCGTGTTCGACCAGGACGCGATCGCCGGCATCATGAAGGCGATCACGGTCGACGAACCGGCCCAGGCCGCGCGTACCCAGCGCGTGCGCCAGGCGATCATCGACCTTGGCGGTACCGATGTCGGCTCCTTCGACCAGCTCCAGCAAAGCCTGAGCCTGGGCAGCATCATCGGCTGCCTGTCGCAGGAAGCGGCCCAGATTGTCGAGCTGGCGCATGCGGAAATCGCAGCCAACCTGCCGCCTGTGCTGCGCGTTAACATCGTCGAGCGCCTGCAGAAGAAGTACGACGCCAATCCCGACGGCCTGCGCGATTTCGTGCGCGAGCTGTACGACGAGGCCGGCAGCATGCTGACCTTTAACAAGACCGAAGTCGACCGTGCCGTGGCGAACAACGCCGGCGGCTCGCGTGGACGTACCCAGACCGTCGGCGTGTTCGTGCCGGAGTGCGCCCACCAGGCGCCGTTCCGCGCGGCGCTGGCCCAGGTATTCGAGGAGCAGAAGGACCCGGTCTCGGACACCAAAGTCGCTGTCGGCAACCTGCCCAACCAGATCGTGATCATGAAGATCGCTTCGATGATGCCGGTACGCTTCGTCGAATCGCTGGCCGAGCTGAAACGTCATTACGACGGCCTGCTGAAGGATCACAACGAATCCTATCTGCTGCACGGCACCGGCGATGGCCTCGAGCTGCCTACCCTGTATGCGCGCTCGTCGGCCGAACTGCAGGCCAAGGCGCAGGCGCGCCGCGCGCCGATGCTGACGGTGGCACGCCTGCTCGGCATGGTCAAGGAACGCCAGAACCACACGACCGGCCTGCCGGAATGGGCATTCATCTACGAGGAAGACGGTTTGCCGAGCGCGCGCGTGCTGGCCGGCCGCAGCTGGGACGATGTGCTCAAGAGCGACCTGTCATCCGACATCGAGCGCGCCATCGAACGCGATGTCGGCGCACGTATCGACGCCGAATTCCGGCACGTGGACCGGAAGAACGAACTGCTGTCGGCCTACCAGAAACTGGCGCGCGACCGCTTCGACGCCGCCGGGGCAAACGACCAGGACCCGGGCTACCAGCTCTTGCGCAGCATGAACGGTTCGGTGCGCACCATCATCGGCATTGCCGCCTGAGGTCCGGAATCGGGGCCGGTTTCATGCCGGCCCCGCAAAAAAATCAACAATATTGTTTAGAAAGTTTCAATCATGGCAAAGTATAAATGCCCGACCCTGGGCGACTGCGAGCGCGCAAATACCGGTGAAGTGTTCGAGCGGGCACCCGGAGAAGACTTGAAGTGCCCGGGCTGCACGACCTTGCTCGAGCCCCAGCTGTCTTCCGAGGCCGCGCCGAAGCGCCCGGTCGCCCTGGTCGCAGGCGTCGCCGCGGCGATCGTTCTGCTGGGGGCAGGTGGCGCCTATGCCTACCTGAAGCGCGGGCCGGCCGAACCGGTTGTCGCACAGGCCGCGGCCGACGCTGCGGTACCGGCACCCCAGCAGCAGGCGCAGGGCGGAATCGCGCCGTCCGACAGCGAGACCGCCGCGCTGCGCCGCGAGGGCGAAGCGCGCCTGGTCGACGGCAAGGCCGCGGAGGCGGAGTCCGCGGGCAGCAAGGCCGCCGCCAACGAGATGCTGAAGGTCGCCATTGCCAAGATGGCCCAGGGCAAACTCGACGATGCCGAGAAAGAGTTCGAAGCGGCACGCGCACGCGCGCCGCAGCAGCCGCTGGTCTATTACAACCTGGCGGTACTGCGCCTGAAGCAGCAACGCACCGACGACGCGCTGAAGCAGTTCGAGGCGGCTTTCATGGCGGGCTTCGAGCATTTCAAGGAAATGGACAGCGACCCGGATCTCGATGCGTTGCGCGCCGACCCCCGCTTCACCGAACTGGTCAAGAAATACCGTCCGAGCGCCTGACATGGCGCGCTGGCAACGAGCGGCGGGCGCCGCACTGGCAATGGCACTGGCCCTGGCGGTGCAGGGCTGCGCACGGGAAGACGGCAGCCGCATTCTCGGCCACTGGCGCGCCGAGCGGTTTGCGGTCATGTCGCTGAAACTGCCGGTCGGACCGGAACTGCACATTACGCGCGACCGGCTGGCCAGCGCTGACAACGCGCTGGCACTGCCGATCTCCGCCATCACGCAGGACGATGACGAGGTGACGCTCGAAACGGCGGGCGCCATCGGATTGAGCTTTCATTTCGTGGAGCCGGACCGGATGTATGTGGAGCTGCCTTTCGTGGGCAAGATCTACTATCGCCGCGTGGCCGATACGCCGCCGGAAGCGGTCGCGCAAGGTTCTGCGCCTGCGGCGCAGGCAAGCGTGCCTGCACCCGCGGCGCCGGCCGCGCCAGTCCGGCCGGTAGCCGAGACCGCACCGGCGGCGCCGGCCGCGGCACCCGGCGAGCAGTACTACCACCAGGCGCTCGCATCCGCCCGCGAGGGCGATGACGACGGCGCGCTGCGGCACCTGCATCGCGCGTTCGGCGCTGGTTTTAGTGGTGCCGGGCGCGTTGCAGCGAGCCCGGAATTCGCACACCTGCGCACCGATGTCCGGTTCCAGGTGCTGCTGTCGCGCTACGACGGGGAGTAATCGGGGGCGTGCCAGGATTACAATGCGGGGATCCGATTTTCCAAGGGACCTCCCATGTTTCGATTCTTTCCGCGCCTGCTTGCCGCCGCTTCCTTGGTGGCGGCCGGACTGGCCCAGGCGGCGCAACCGGCCACCGTGCGCGTCGACTATACCCACAGCGGCAACGCCCTGTCCGACAGCTACGCCCTGGAGCAGGTCCTGGTCGAGCCGCTGCCCTGGCCAGGCGACACTACGAGAAACCTGGACAACACGAACCGCGGCCAGAACCGGGTCGAGGTGGCCGATGCGAAGACGGGAGATTTACTGTATTCGCGCGACTTCTCCACGATTTTCGGCGAGTGGCGCACGACGGACGAGGCCACTAAAATCAGCCGCGGCTTCAGCGAATCGGTGCGCTTTCCGAAGCCCGATCGCCCGGTGCGCGTGCGCATCCTGAAGCGCGACGAGCGCAATGCCTTTTCGGTTGCCTGGAGCGTGGAGATCGATACCGATGCGCCCGACGTGGTGAGAAAACAGCCGGCGGCACCGGCGACGCCGATCCCGATCCGCGTGAGCGGCCCGTCGCCGCAGAAGGTGGACCTGCTGGTGCTGGGCGATGGCTACACGCAGGCGGACATGAAGAAGTTCGAGACCGATGCGCGGCGCCTGGCCGCGCACCTGTTCACAGTCTCGCCTTTCAAGGAGCGCGCGGACGATTTCAATGTCTGGGCGCTGGCCGTGCTGACCCTCGAATCGGGCGTGTCGCGCCCCTCGACGGGCGTGCACCACGCCTCGAAGCTCGGTACGCGCTACGACATTTTTGGAAGCGAGCGCTATGTGCTCACCCTGGACAACCGCGCGCTGCGCGAGATCGCCCAATACGCGCCCTACGAATTCATCGAGATCCTGGTGAACAACGAGACCTATGGCGGCGGCGGCATCTTCGGGCAGTTCAGTACCGCGGCAGCTTCCAACGAGTGGGCCGATTACCTGTTCGTGCACGAATTCGGCCACCACTTCGCCGGCCTGGCCGACGAGTACTACACCTCGCCGGTCGCCTATGCGGCCAGCAGCACGCGCATGGAACCGTGGGAACCGAATGCGACGGCATTGCGCGACCCGGCCAATTTGAAATGGGCGAAACATGTAAAGGCGGGCACGCCGCTGCCGACGCCGTGGCCGAAAGCCGAGTACGAGGAATACTCGCGCGCCTACCAGAAGCGGCGCGCCGCGCTGCGCGCCGCGAACCGGCCGGAGAGCGAGATGAATGCGCTGTTCAGGGAGGACCTGGCGCGTACCAAAGCCTTGTTCGCGAAGCAGCCCTACCGGCAGATGATCGGTGCCTTCGAGGGCGCGAACTACGAGGTCAAGGGATATTATCGGCCGGCGATGCAGTGCATCATGTTCGACCGCAGCGAAGCCTTCTGCCCGGTGTGCCAGGACGGGATCACGGACATCATCGACCTGTATGCGGGGGTGAAACAGCGCTGAAAGTGGATTGATGCTGCTCAGCAGTAGTGTGTGTGGTGGCGAACAGACCCCGTGTGCATGGAGGCATATTCTGGTCTCGAAGTTAATAAAAAGTTAAACGATGCGGGCATGGCCTGCACCCCATCATTGCACCGAAAGGACACCATCATGAACAAACTGCTCGCCACCCTGATCGCCGGTCTCGTCGTTACCAGCGCCTATGCGCAGACCGCCACCACGACCACCACCACGACCGCACCAGTAGCCGTCACCACCACGGCCAACACCAAGGACGTCGTGAAGGCCGAAGCCCGTGCCGAGGAAGACGTGGCCAAGGCCGAAGCGAAGGAAATGAAGGCTGCCGCCAAGGCCGACGAGAAGGCCTCGAAAGCCGTCGCCAAAGCGCAGGAAAAGAAAGCCAAGGCGCACGCCAAGGCCGTGAAGGCGCACGCCAGCGCCTCCGAGAAGATCACCAAGGCCGATCCTGAAGACCGCGCCAAGGCGATCGCCAAGGGCGAAGAGAAAGTGTCGGAAGCGAACCTGAAGGCCGAGAAGACCATGATCAAGGCCGATGAAAAGGCCCTGAAGGAGCAGGTCGACGCCGCCGCCGACAAGGCGCGTGCATCGGCCAAGACCGAGCAGGTGCGTGCCGAGGCGATGGCCGACGTGCACAAGGCAGCGGCCAAGAAGTAATCGGTTCGATGCAATAAAAAATGCCGGCGCGAGCCGGCATTTTTTTTAGGGTTGTTTGCGTGCGTTCGGGTTCGCACGGGCACGTACGCGTGGGCTCGAGAGCCCACGCGTTACGGACCGTTGCACAGCCGCGGAAACAGGGACGAATTACTCGCCCGTCGAACGCATCGCCAGATCCGTCGCCTTCAACTTCTGCGACAAGGGCTTGCCCTTCCTTGCGCGCTTGCCGAAATGCGGCTCCAGCCCCGACGCGAACAGCTCCACGGTACGCGGCTTCGAACCGGCCCAGGTGCCGATCACGTTCACGCCCTTCTGGCTGATCGGTTGCGCCGCCAGCAGCTGTTCCTTCGGATCGAGCTCCATCAGCGTCACGCCGCGCCCGCCGTTGGTCAGCACCTTCATTTCGTCGATGCCGAACACCAGCACGCGGCCATTGCCGGACAGGCAGGCGATCGCGCCGGCGGAATCGGGCACCACGCGCGGCGGCAGCGGTACGGCGCCGTCATCGAGCGTGATGAAGGATTTGCCACCCTTCAGGCGGCTGACCATGTCGCCCGCCTTCGACATGAAGCCGAAGCCGTTGGACGTCGCCAGCAGCAGTCGCGTGTCGGCCGTTCCCGCGAAATAATGCAGGATGCGCACGCCGCCCGACAGGTCGACCAGGGTCGTGATCGGCACGCCGTCGCCGCGCGCGCCCGGCAGGGCGGCCACCGGCACCGAATAGGTCTTGCCGTTGTCGCCGATGCCGACCAGCGAATCGACCGTGCGGCACTCGAAAGCGCCGTACAGCGAGTCGCCCGCTTTGAACGTGAACTGCGCCGGGTCGTGGCCGATGCCGGTGCGTGCGCGCACCCAGCCCTTCTCGGAGATGATCACGGTGACGGGTTCGTCGATGATCTTCTGCTCGGCGACCGCCTTCTGCGCTTCCTCGATCAGGGTACGCCGTGCGTCGCCGAAGGTCTTGGCGTCGGCTTCGATCTCGCGAATGATGGTGCGCTTCATGGTCGACGGATTGGCCAGGATGTCTTCCAGCTTCTCCTTCTCGCCGCGCAGCTGCGCCAGCTCCTGCTCGATCTTGATCGCCTCCAGGCGTGCCAGTTGGCGCAGGCGGATCTCGAGGATGTCCTCGGCCTGGCGGTCAGACAGACGGAACTCGTCCATCAGGGCCGCCTTCGGCTCGTCCGAGTTGCGGATGATGGCGATCACCTTGTCGATGTTGAGCAGGACGATCTCGCGGCCTTCCAGGATGTGGATGCGGTCGTTGACCTTGCCCAGCCGGTGCTCGGTACGGCGCCGGACTGTCGTGAATCGATAATCGATCCATTCCTGGATGATCTCGTTCAGGCCCTTCTGGCGCGGACGGCCGTCGCCGCCGATCATCACCAGGTTGATCGGGCTGGAGGTCTCGAGCGAGGTATGCGCCAGCAGCAGCAGCATGAATTCGTTCTGGTCCTGGTTCTTCGACTTCGGCTCGAACACGAGGCGCACGGCGGCTTCGCGGCCGGACTCGTCGCGCATCGTGTCGAGCGAATTCAGGACCGTCTGCTTCAGGGCGATCTGTTCCGGCGTGAGCGTCTTCTTGCCCAGCTTGACCTTCGGGTTGGTGATCTCTTCGATCTCCTGCTGGACCCGGGCGGCCGAGGTGCCCGGCGGGAGTTCCGTCACCACGGCTTGCCACTGGCCGCGCGCCAGTTCTTCGATCTTCCAGCGCGCGCGCACCTTCAGCGAGCCGCGGCCGCTGGCGTACATGTCGGCGATCTGCGAGGCCGGGGTGATGATCTGGCCGCCGCCCGGGAAGTCCGGGCCGGGCATCATCGTCATCAGTTCCGCATTCGAGATCTTCGGGTTGCGGATCATGGCGACAGTGGCGTCGGCCACTTCGCGCAGGTTGTGCGACGGGATCTCGGTGGCCATGCCGACCGCGATGCCGGAGGCGCCGTTGAGCAAGACCATCGGCAGGCGCGCCGGCAGGGTGCGCGGCTCGTTGGTGGAACCGTCGTAGTTCGGCTGGAAGTCGACCGTGCCCATGTCGATTTCATCGAGCAGCAGGCGCGAGATCGGGGTCAGGCGGGCTTCGGTATAGCGCATCGCTGCCGCGCCGTCGCCGTCGCGCGAGCCGAAGTTGCCCTGGCCGTCGATCAGCGGGTAGCGCAGCGAGAAGTCCTGGGCCATGCGGACCAGGGCATCGTAGACCGACTGGTCGCCGTGCGGGTGCAGTTTACCGAGCACGTCGCCGACCACGGCCGCGGACTTGCGCGGCTTTGCGGTCGGGCCGAGGCCGAGTTCATTCATCGCGTACAGGATGCGGCGCTGGACCGGCTTCTGGCCGTCGGCCACGTCGGGCAGGGCGCGGCCTTTCACGACCGAGACCGCGTAGTCGAGGTAGGCGCGTTCGGCGAAGGTCGACAGGGTCAGCGTTTCGATGTCGTCGGCCGGCTCGGCGGCTTGTTCGAAGAGGTTTGCTTGGGTAGTCATATTCAGTTTGTTTCGTTTTTTGACGGTGCAGGGTGGGCATGCCCACGCGTTGACGTGCGGTTCAACACCGCACACCCATCAAATATCCGCTTCCGTCTCGTTGCCGTGTTCCTCGATCCAGGCGCGGCGGGCGGCGGCTTCGCCTTTGCCCATCAACATGTTGAAACGCGCGCTCGATTCGCCGTGGTCGAAACCGCCCAGGGCCACCGGCAGCAGGCGCCGCGTGTCCGGGTTCATGGTCGTTTCCCAGAGCTGCTCGGCGTTCATCTCGCCCAGGCCTTTAAAACGGGAGATGTTCCAGCTGCCTTCCT encodes:
- a CDS encoding TPR end-of-group domain-containing protein, with amino-acid sequence MARWQRAAGAALAMALALAVQGCAREDGSRILGHWRAERFAVMSLKLPVGPELHITRDRLASADNALALPISAITQDDDEVTLETAGAIGLSFHFVEPDRMYVELPFVGKIYYRRVADTPPEAVAQGSAPAAQASVPAPAAPAAPVRPVAETAPAAPAAAPGEQYYHQALASAREGDDDGALRHLHRAFGAGFSGAGRVAASPEFAHLRTDVRFQVLLSRYDGE
- a CDS encoding tubulin-like doman-containing protein; the encoded protein is MSNNHLIIGLGGTGGKIIRQIRKTIERNKDTQDAGRSQARFAYLYIDTSTDELDKKEEWKVLGKDVGLNRSEVLINTASNVRPVLDDPDSFPGLKSWIEPRSIFDFVKPGIAGAAQRRKLGRVVFAQNAPNFVKALEGRIAELEASPGKVGATIHVVCGLAGGTGSGSVVDAVAQIRHKCPDYDQYRILVYALLPEKNSKRVKDVAGFSNYYANGYAALAELNAMAVGKYHPTNLLDGEPLAHDTYFNGCYLVNNINEHNIQFEVESEVPKIVAEFIYQKTLNKEWEGLGRAEKGENDIKNFESDDDIGKARAKLFLSFGIKRVVVPEQEIKEYLAYGFAEQAARQLMFNNFRQGEGYADEAVEKDWGFEARKPETAQALLLTDAHLLLETGILVDDARNTTWKPAAEYWKQIVSRLAPEIKADTTLEQTTWVPALNTRLAKVFDDTYRTMGGVRKFYEVKGNARVEMARHIGRHIEKEFFGRWKAGSASLIQLRQLTDALIGVLDERLVGYTDRIAKMPAAEQAVQLRSRELNEQFNKVGFFGKHLTDKRSALFSDIATQYQEMYVLRTTLEGLKFGASLIPFVKEQLNSLRGRIDELHQNLAEATKRFGNERANRLQPNDAAYQKRVFDQDAIAGIMKAITVDEPAQAARTQRVRQAIIDLGGTDVGSFDQLQQSLSLGSIIGCLSQEAAQIVELAHAEIAANLPPVLRVNIVERLQKKYDANPDGLRDFVRELYDEAGSMLTFNKTEVDRAVANNAGGSRGRTQTVGVFVPECAHQAPFRAALAQVFEEQKDPVSDTKVAVGNLPNQIVIMKIASMMPVRFVESLAELKRHYDGLLKDHNESYLLHGTGDGLELPTLYARSSAELQAKAQARRAPMLTVARLLGMVKERQNHTTGLPEWAFIYEEDGLPSARVLAGRSWDDVLKSDLSSDIERAIERDVGARIDAEFRHVDRKNELLSAYQKLARDRFDAAGANDQDPGYQLLRSMNGSVRTIIGIAA
- the parC gene encoding DNA topoisomerase IV subunit A, yielding MTTQANLFEQAAEPADDIETLTLSTFAERAYLDYAVSVVKGRALPDVADGQKPVQRRILYAMNELGLGPTAKPRKSAAVVGDVLGKLHPHGDQSVYDALVRMAQDFSLRYPLIDGQGNFGSRDGDGAAAMRYTEARLTPISRLLLDEIDMGTVDFQPNYDGSTNEPRTLPARLPMVLLNGASGIAVGMATEIPSHNLREVADATVAMIRNPKISNAELMTMMPGPDFPGGGQIITPASQIADMYASGRGSLKVRARWKIEELARGQWQAVVTELPPGTSAARVQQEIEEITNPKVKLGKKTLTPEQIALKQTVLNSLDTMRDESGREAAVRLVFEPKSKNQDQNEFMLLLLAHTSLETSSPINLVMIGGDGRPRQKGLNEIIQEWIDYRFTTVRRRTEHRLGKVNDRIHILEGREIVLLNIDKVIAIIRNSDEPKAALMDEFRLSDRQAEDILEIRLRQLARLEAIKIEQELAQLRGEKEKLEDILANPSTMKRTIIREIEADAKTFGDARRTLIEEAQKAVAEQKIIDEPVTVIISEKGWVRARTGIGHDPAQFTFKAGDSLYGAFECRTVDSLVGIGDNGKTYSVPVAALPGARGDGVPITTLVDLSGGVRILHYFAGTADTRLLLATSNGFGFMSKAGDMVSRLKGGKSFITLDDGAVPLPPRVVPDSAGAIACLSGNGRVLVFGIDEMKVLTNGGRGVTLMELDPKEQLLAAQPISQKGVNVIGTWAGSKPRTVELFASGLEPHFGKRARKGKPLSQKLKATDLAMRSTGE
- a CDS encoding TPR end-of-group domain-containing protein; the encoded protein is MAKYKCPTLGDCERANTGEVFERAPGEDLKCPGCTTLLEPQLSSEAAPKRPVALVAGVAAAIVLLGAGGAYAYLKRGPAEPVVAQAAADAAVPAPQQQAQGGIAPSDSETAALRREGEARLVDGKAAEAESAGSKAAANEMLKVAIAKMAQGKLDDAEKEFEAARARAPQQPLVYYNLAVLRLKQQRTDDALKQFEAAFMAGFEHFKEMDSDPDLDALRADPRFTELVKKYRPSA
- a CDS encoding IgA Peptidase M64, coding for MFRFFPRLLAAASLVAAGLAQAAQPATVRVDYTHSGNALSDSYALEQVLVEPLPWPGDTTRNLDNTNRGQNRVEVADAKTGDLLYSRDFSTIFGEWRTTDEATKISRGFSESVRFPKPDRPVRVRILKRDERNAFSVAWSVEIDTDAPDVVRKQPAAPATPIPIRVSGPSPQKVDLLVLGDGYTQADMKKFETDARRLAAHLFTVSPFKERADDFNVWALAVLTLESGVSRPSTGVHHASKLGTRYDIFGSERYVLTLDNRALREIAQYAPYEFIEILVNNETYGGGGIFGQFSTAAASNEWADYLFVHEFGHHFAGLADEYYTSPVAYAASSTRMEPWEPNATALRDPANLKWAKHVKAGTPLPTPWPKAEYEEYSRAYQKRRAALRAANRPESEMNALFREDLARTKALFAKQPYRQMIGAFEGANYEVKGYYRPAMQCIMFDRSEAFCPVCQDGITDIIDLYAGVKQR